In one Candidatus Zixiibacteriota bacterium genomic region, the following are encoded:
- a CDS encoding PorV/PorQ family protein codes for MKKLIAIIFVMLFASFGLLSAEDGRSGYAAAYLKLNLSARVVGMGGAFTAVADDAMGLYYNPAGGPLIDMNKVSASYRVMDFDRKLGHVAALFNAREDATVGVAWIYAGDNNWIARDEEGTPTGQDLTYADHNIALSFAKRFGEFVMIGATGKYFITEVGTINSTSVGFDVGSMVSFNRENWFDENSFFNDIRVGLAVQNLGTNWRWTTGDYWGEQGEAGVSLEEKAQVFVRAGVSALAFDSTSLVALDLVKGQDQDVRIHAGAEYTAAKLFTVRGGYADGRFTLGGGVYKKFVYYALRFDYAFASDREGESPDHLFTIGFEFR; via the coding sequence ATGAAAAAATTAATAGCAATAATTTTCGTGATGCTGTTCGCGAGTTTCGGCCTGCTGTCTGCCGAGGATGGCAGGAGTGGCTACGCGGCGGCTTACCTGAAGCTTAACCTGTCGGCCCGCGTGGTTGGAATGGGCGGAGCTTTTACCGCTGTAGCCGATGACGCGATGGGGCTGTATTACAATCCCGCCGGCGGACCGTTGATCGACATGAACAAGGTGTCGGCTTCGTACCGGGTTATGGATTTTGACCGCAAGCTGGGCCATGTGGCAGCGCTTTTCAACGCTCGAGAAGATGCTACAGTGGGAGTTGCGTGGATCTACGCCGGCGACAATAACTGGATCGCCCGCGATGAGGAGGGGACACCCACCGGACAGGATTTGACCTATGCCGATCACAATATCGCGCTTTCATTCGCCAAGCGCTTCGGCGAATTTGTAATGATAGGAGCAACCGGTAAATATTTTATAACTGAGGTCGGCACTATCAATTCGACATCGGTCGGTTTCGATGTGGGTTCGATGGTCAGTTTTAACCGTGAAAACTGGTTCGATGAGAACTCGTTTTTCAATGACATCAGGGTCGGGCTGGCTGTGCAAAATCTGGGCACCAACTGGCGCTGGACAACCGGTGACTACTGGGGAGAACAGGGTGAAGCCGGTGTTTCCCTGGAAGAGAAAGCCCAGGTTTTCGTGCGCGCAGGCGTGTCCGCGCTCGCTTTCGACAGTACGTCCCTGGTGGCGCTCGATTTAGTCAAGGGGCAGGACCAGGATGTCAGGATTCATGCCGGTGCCGAATACACAGCCGCGAAACTTTTTACCGTCAGGGGCGGTTATGCAGATGGACGCTTTACTCTGGGAGGCGGAGTTTACAAGAAATTCGTTTACTATGCCCTTAGGTTCGATTACGCTTTCGCTTCCGACCGCGAAGGTGAAAGCCCGGACCATCTGTTTACAATAGGCTTTGAGTTCAGATAA